In Aedes albopictus strain Foshan chromosome 3, AalbF5, whole genome shotgun sequence, the genomic window tcgacttataatattggttaatcctaagcctatctactgatttggtaatgactaataataatcattttagtatattttaatactccgctataattAATGCATATAAATTTGTATGatatcgttgaattttactcccctcacaccTAACCAATCACGTCCGAGAGGAgaagccaggccattgtgccgtataaaagtaAACTGCATTTTCTCATCTTCCATGATTCTTtcttcacgctaacgccgctcagcactaaagtgcataatttccagactacaccaaaaatgtgtaacccttgcacatttacaaaatcagctccagtgtccgcaaaattgttaaaatcgcaaaaatttttgtacgccaatctaggtaggattactagtgaccttggaaaacaaaaaaaaaatcaacatttcgcatctagaagagtgtacgagctgttttttgagaatgtgtaactgctacacatttttgtgtggtctggaaattatgcacttatgagtaggtcttacacattttagtgctgagcagttttagcgtgttgacccctcgaggggatcgcatcgaagaagagctagccagtttctccgtttgcgttttccatcagtatgctttggcaagccgagcgcggtggttgtcggctgttacgctctgCTTCGTATCATCGTTGAACGCGGCGCCAGTGGAgtaatcagccagttcaaactggtgcgcgcaacaacgagggctttcttttgccccgagtttgcgcaTCATCACCATCGGAATCAAtgccaccgatgccgttctggatttgattgcatagctaccgattttcacctcatgcaacaattgaacgattattgtacaacaaataaaattaaacagcctttctaagggcttcaaaaatgttcctcacaagagtgaatcgaataattttcttagacgacgcgtcgggtcacaaatatgtcaaaaccgactaagtcctaaaaccgtagcataaactttgcaagcggaatagtggaaatatattagattgttgtagcatcctttatatttccctgccaaattttaatgtgtgctgtgtccgcaaaaattaaacatttctatgcccatttttgccacacaatctagaagaaaactgtatgatatctagaaattcttagttatataattacatatcggtaattccagtccaccaattagcaaaagcttaatgatttgcatttttgaatgatctgttggattgcgtctgtttaaattcttataaaatgaacggttaccaagacaattctgttataggtaaagatttttaacgggttttgaaaaattcgtttatggaaatattttaaaaccaaGTACTAGGCGGAACAAGtcttatatatatgtatataaacCTGCAAAACCTGCAGAGAAATTatgcgagaggatttgaaatctgcttaaattttcttcgcaaaataattacctgttagcatccaaagaaattcaaaggtctagcaaactacagttggcccgctgaaattattctgcaaattgactcactgtatttcgagagcaacaacatagtttaatgaaagagaaactagttagGACTACCAGTACCTGGTtgcccataaatggtgaaccaagaaaacctatTGCCGGGCTAGTACACATGTGTCCCAGCAAATTtatgacctattcaaattgaacggcaaagttcataaggaatgaatcggatcgaaaataatgatgaattgtaaactccactatcaattgccgtctacaatcaaactaaaccaaaccaaaatttcacatgaCAGTCTTTATCAattggaggtttgagtgttcgactgtttggatgcactagatgttggaattctcggctttgcagtctccaaactccttggaacgacaacgggtttaattcgtccctacgtttcggcaatgtcgttccaaggagtttggagactgcatagccgagaattccaacatctagtctttatcaatgttaatacagcattcaataatcgaaactaatgcataaacggacgttattcaacgtcagacttgcggtcatgtctagtatacaacccctccaacttttatGAAGTGCATAAAAAAGTTGCCACAAAGTCCCTTTGAGGCCACAAAACTCACGAAtagatgaaccgatcagcatgactcttgctcGGTTCAATTCGTCTTTgggcggctgtgtttataagttgaAGAAATTACGGAAACCATCTGAAATGTGTGAAGATGGTGAAATTACTGATTTCTCTATGAGCTGGGCAGAATATCGACGCAATTGAAATGGAATCAATCTTTAGTGCGCTGCTGTGAtgaactcaacagttgtcaaCCAACCAAACCttagcaagacaaagtttgccgggacagctagttaatgaTAAAGTTCAAATatggaaataaaaatattttccgATTTTATCACTGTTCCTGTTCTATCACCCTAAAACTCACAAGGTGATAATATCGGCACATTACTGTATTGCCGGAATTGTCGGTGCGGCCCACGGGACGCACTCATTTTTGCGTGATTTCGTCAAATCACGAAAAGTCACGAAAGTAATTTCAGTTACAGTGTACAACGTTATCCTCGATACTAAGCTAAATACTGAAGCTTCAATACGATTTTGCATGTAAATAAAGTGGTTCTAATTTTGTGGATAAAATGCACAAAGTGCTCATTATGTCAACTCACTGTATTTTCTGCATGCTCTGTACATCAAAATAGCCAGGTACTGAATCCAGCACCTTCTATATTCCCGTTATCGTTGACtgtgaattaaaaaaatattgttctTTTTAGGGTATTATTTCCAACGATAAATCCCAGCAGTTCGAGGTTCGGGAACACCTGTTGCCCAAGTTTGGCATCAAAGTAGAACCTTCGCGCATTTTGCTAATATCCGAGATGGAGATCCGCTTGAACATCGAGTCCTACTACACATTCGGGAGTGCAGTCCGGGGAAACATTGTTGTAAAATTGGTCGACCGAAATAAACAAAATTCAAGCACTCACAGTATATCGAGGACTTTTGTTGAAAAGGATGTCTTCCGGTTCGAGCTGGAGGATGAACTCGATACTGAGTATGAAAAGGATTATGCCATGGTGATGGTCAACGTTTCACTGACGGAAGAGTTTTCCAGTAAGTGAAATGAGGAATGGTATTTTGTTTAAAGATTTATGTAAACGTATTCAATTTAATTCAGATTTCACGAGGCACGTATCAAGGCAAATTCTTGTATACGAACACCCGTATAAGATTACACTTATTAAGGCCGCGAGTAACTACCGGCCTAACGTTCCATATCACTGCAAACTGTTGGTCAAAGATCACAATGGGGTTCCAGTAACAAACCGGTTGATAACAGCCAAGACGGATGCAGGTGAGGAACGGTCAACGAAGACTGACAGCCAAGGAATTGCAACTTTAGACCTTCCCATGCCATATGCTGCAGACGCAGTGGACATATCGGTGAGTATTCTTCCTATAAGATTCGTTGATCATACTGACCATTGCTTTTATATTAGGTTACCTTTGAAAACAGGGACTACGAAAATGTTTATAGTATAACAGGAATGGTAGGGGTATCAACCCAGTACCTGCAAATTTCCCTGCTCAAAAGGTTTTCATTAAACCAATAGAAAGTTAAGTAATTGTATTAATTCGGAATCTTTTCAGAAATGTAAAGGAGTCGACTGTGAGCTTCATTGTTAAGTCGAACGAAAAGTTCTCTCATTTGTTTTACTTTGTAACAAGCCGTGGAAACATTTTGTTGGCAAAATATGAGCGGTTTTCTAACAAAGTAAAATATACGATTAATTTTAAACTTACCGTAGATATGACGGTACAGTCTAAGCTGCTTGTCTACACACTCAATTCCGGTCAGCTGATTATGGATTATTTTGAACTGGACTATTTTGCCAACGAAGTGAGTCGGGTCCAAAAAGTAGTGATAATCcgtgaaaaataaataatttctttATTTTTAGTTCGAGTTTTCATTGGAAGAATACACATTTCAGCCAGATCAAGATGttgaaataaatgtcaaagcggaGAAAGATTCGTATGTAGCTTTTCAGGGAATCGACCAAGGAGCTCTTCTACTGGGACAAGAGGGATTCGGATTAACGAAGGAGCATGTTCTTGAAGATCTTAATGAATACACTCCTTATCATGGTGATCTCAACATTGACGCCACAAATGTAAGATGTTATCGTGGACAAACAGATGTAGCATagaacatatcgtcggtttcctgcaataggggtacaactcaaaaaatgtgaattttcagaattagcgtttgaaaattggcaatcttgaagcacatcctacaagttcacttatttctctcattattagacaaaagtaatcgaattttgattgttgtatcatggaaagggactgaaggactatctgtttcatgaattttagattactatttttcatcgactattgaaaaagttgactgattttgagttgtgcccttattgcggaaaattggtgaaaatgcgaaaatctcgagtttctcaacgaatttcagaacgggtctttgtgacatgaaagtttgcatagttttttatcatttgccatcaaaatctcaaaaatgacaaattttgagttgtgcccttattgcaggaaaccgacgatatctaCATATCATAAATTCAAACCCGcatacatatcgtcggtttcctgcaatagggactCAACTCaacatttgtcatttttgagattttgttggcaaatgatggaaaactatgcaaactttcatctcacaaagacccgttccgaaactCGTTGAGAAAttcgagatttttgcattttcaccaatattccgcaataaaggcaccactcaaaatcagtcaacttttttaataatcgttgaaaaatagtaatccaaaattcatgaaacagatagtccttcagcccctgtccatgatacaacaatcaaaattcgtttacttttgtcaaataatGAGATAAATAAGTGAATTTTGGAGGAGGTGCTTCAagtttgccaattttcaaacgcttatctgaaaattcacatattttgagttgtgcccctattgcaggaaaccgacgatatcatcggtttcctgcaataggtgtacaactcaaaaaatgtgaattttcagataaGCGATTGCATATTCATTTACTTCACTCATcgtttgacaaaagtaaacgaattttgattgttataTCATGGACATGGACTTGTAGGGCTATCCGCTTCATGAATTTCGGATGACTATTTTTAACGACTATTGTGTTTCCCAACGAATTTGCCATTTGCCATCAAAAACTCAAAATTGACAAATTTAGAATTGTGCTCCTATTGCAGGAATCGTCGGTTTCCTTCGTATATAATGTAAAACTATCACAAACGGCTGTATATATTTGCTTGTCTATGTAGTTCTTATACGTATTATTCCTTATAACTGAACTCTTTTCTTTCCGACAGTCTTTTGGTCTATTTTCGAGAATGGGTTCAAATGATCAAGGTAATAAAACATTTGATGCTAGATAGTAATTGTGGTTGTGTAATGTGTTGTATCTCTTCTGATTTTAGATGAACCAAACCGCAATAAGCGCTCAATATACCGTCCAAAACGTCAAACGACAGTTAAGCCCATACTCCTCAGAACTGATTTCCCTGAATCGTGGCTCTGGACGAACTACACAATGAGAAATCATATGTACCTAACCGTATCTGACGTAATACCCCATACAATCACTTCCTGGTATGTGACTGGGTTTGCCCTGAGCCCTACTCGAGGATTGGGACTGGTAAATGCACCGGCGAAGCTGACTGTTTTCAAGCCGTTCTACATTATTGCAAACCTGCCGTACTCGATCAAACGAAATGAAACTGTCCGAATACAGGTGACCCTGTTCAACTTTTTGTCCAATTCGTTGACAACGGACGTCACTTTGTACAACAAGAGAGATGAGATTGAGTTCGTGGATCAGACATCGCATGACAGTAAGTagcattggattttttttctggagtgggTCCGGTCAAGATTGCTCCAAGGTTGCATGGTGACCAGACTTGAATTTGAATACAACCATATGCCAACATACTGCCCCTACTTAACTGACGGAATTGTAATTAAAATGGCTTGGATGGAATTCCACATTCAAAagtagtgttttatttttattttttgcctttcagggattttttccaggagtttaatctggggattcctccaggctttaCCTCTGGGGATATTCCCAGAAGTTCCCTCTAAGAtcactttcaggagttccttccagtgcacaatggtccgtgAGCCGTTTTTATttggaaatagtagtttacgcagcaaggtgcagaatgaagatttttacagcacaagtcatacatttatccaacgaggcttgccgagttagataattacgacgagtgctgtaaaaatcgagttctgcaccgagttgagtacactcatagcacaattatgaGTCACTCAAGAAGCAatgatttcataatatgaatcgatattcatacaaaaataacccTTTCATTATtcttatgtaatatttttatctTGTTAAATTCACTCTAggtggtgaaaattactaaaaggttggtaaataatgaaaaccacaattatgggtcaaaattggctgtgtaacaattatgggtcaatttgttgcctattgtGGGTCAcacaagaggaatcggctcaataataatgttttgtctattttttcaatgaacgatcacttattctcggtagatcaactatagtagaatctaaacctggtctcaaacctcttaacgaagcgtgttttcacgatttggaatacattttacaaaattagaaaaaaatctccaacacaaccaccgacaccactgcacaaaaagtgacccataattgtgtgattttcggtgtacCTTAGCACAATAataagtcacttaaattttgcctgaaatgagCTAATTAACTGCAATCACATGAATTTCCACATTAAGAACGTAAAGTATACCTTTGTTCTGATGGcgataccattttgcacttgaaaatcacttatttaagctcgcttttacagaacTTACagaagcagcgcacgcacttttgCGATATTCACAATCGTAGCGTTAccttgacagatggttttgcgcgaacaaaaaattattgaaaatatggatgTTTGGACGTATaagacaaaacaaatcaacttatgtacgaaaaatgataatggctaacaaaatcTTGAAATTAATTagaatttatctattaaagttgAAAGTGATCAATAactgtgtgtgacccataattgtgcaatgagtgtacttatCAAAAGGATGAATAATCACAATGATGAAAAATCAGtgatatatcgtccccttaatgctagaactaggtaactcgaaatttgacgtttttgagttgaatataccattatatcaagctttttgagctctacaatatatccaaagaccaatgaaatacgattataaacgacaaaaatattcactagtttcaaaactaggtatctcagtgtagaatacaagaactgggtgctataactaggtaactgggAAAACcatatctatttccaaccgcacaggttaaaagctatcggCTGCTAGGACATGGAAATGTTACTTgccattcttttgttagtagattgaaaatctactactgtttttgATTTTAGGCcttaaaacctaaaaaaaatacttgtattgATATAGCTAAAAACCGTGActgttcgtagacgattatttacgaacattttgaggtgtcatgtggtgacatagcaggcatcctagcaaaatcagtaattacacgttaatttcaatatgtgaatccttttaaatttgcataatgcaacaagaaaactgaaaagaatgatatctatagtggtaaaaactaggtatctcagaacatctcctccattGCTTATGTTgcgttttgagtgctataactaggtaactcgacattttttttaccatttattgtttttatcaaaggtttaaaccaaaatagttcaaaactttttcttgtagcagaatgaatagaagctgaataagcaatcaatgcaaaaaaaaatattattttaaaggctccatacctttggaacaactgcatgaaaaattgtaaaattttcaaagtcgtttttctcgaaactatgattttcgagttacctagttctagcattaaggggacgatatgataATTTTCTTTGGTGTTGTAAGATTTTTGGTTGGTGTTTTCTGATCGAAAACAACATCGATCCTTCAATTTTGGTACAATTTCGGGCTTCAATTGTCCTGGAGATAGTCACATGTATTATTGTATTCGGGCTTAAGGATTTTAACTtccaaaatcaactttttgccacTCGTTACATATATAACTATTATAATTCCAGCAAAACGTCGCAGAAAAGCAATAGTGGTGCCGTACTATCAACCAACATCAGTTTCGTTTCTTATCAAAGCCAAAAAGCTAGGTGAAATCGCCATCAAGATCGAAGCCGCCAGTCAATTGAGAACTGATGGACTAGAGCACATGCTTCGTGTAACTCCAGAGAGTCGACTGCGGAGCGAATCGCAATCACAATTCATCAACCTTCCTTCGCATGGCAgacagaatttttcagaaaaattggACATTCCGAAGGCTGCGGATCAAGGTTCGGTCAAAATTGAAGCAATTGTCCAGCGTAAGTATTGATCTGCGTTACGGTATTCAGTGCAGGGACAATTGGTGTTTTTTTAACCTATTTCAGATCACATCATGGGAACCGTTGCTCAGAACTTGAACAATTTGTTCGAAATCCCAACAACTGGTACTGGCAGTTTTAATCTTCTGACTTTCATTCCTAACGTAGTTATACTGGATTACATCAAAGAGATAAAGAAAAAAGAGCCCGTCATTGAACAAAAAGCCATAAATTATCTATCCACTGGATATAAAAACCAACTGAAGTACAGACATTCTAATGGAGCATTTGGACAATGGGATCCACCAGAGAATAAACCAAGCGTATTTTTGACGGCATTAGTTGCCAATGCTTTCAGCACTGCATCCAAACATATTGAAATCGACCAATCCATAATCACAACAGCTTTTTCTTGGATTGAAGGAAAACAGAAAGGGGACGGATGCTTCGAAGAAGATGGAGAAAAGATTTATGAACCCATGCAGAATAGTGCATCGTCCATTGCCCTCACGGCATTCATAGTTGTTGCCATCAAGGAAAATGAGAATACGGCTATACGATTCACCCAACTGATTAGAAAAGCAACGAACTGTTTGGCCGATAGCTTTTATTCGCTCACAAACACACATGACATAGCATTGGCTACTTATGCACTATCGTTGACGGGGCATGCAAAACGACTTGACTTCTTAAATAAACTCGTTTTAGAATCCCACCAACACGGCGAAGAACGCTACTGGGATAGCGAGCTACAAGTGGAAATTGCAGGATACGCCATTTTGTCTTACCTAGCACAGGATATGTACTTTGAGGCCATTCCCATCATGAAGTGGTTGAACAGACAACAATACTCTACTGGAGCTTTTTCCGGTGTTCACAGCACTTTTATTGCACTGAAAGCACTTGGAAAAATGGCTGCACATCTAATTACGAAACAAAACGATTACACTGTGCATATAAGATATGGTAAACATCATCAATCATTTGGGGTTGTATATTCAGACAATCTGAAACCGATCAGTCATGACCTTCCTGATGATACCCGCAAGGTTGACTTTGAAATTGTAGGTATTGGCTCTGGTGTACTCCAAGTGACGTATCAATACTTTTTGAATATCCAAGCAAACCCTGCACATTACGCTTCATTTGACTTAGATGTAAACGTTCTCGGTACCAGCACATTCGAGGTTCAAAACCTGCAAGTGTGTTTAAGTTATAAACAGAAGGAAGCTTATAAGTCTTCTGGAACTACTTTGGTGGAGGTTCACCTTCCAAGTGGACTCGTATTCCATGAGAACGCAGTTAAAGTTCGAAGCCGTCATGTAAAAGTATGTTTCATTGTCTAGATTTCTTCTTTCCGTTTTGTACATGTTACAACATATTTGTAGAAAACCGAACGAGCCTTCCACAACACCGTCATGCATGTTTACTATGATGAAGTGAGCACATATTATCAAGAGTGCTTCGAAATAACGGCCTACCGGAAATATCAGATCGCTCTGCACCGACCGGCCCACGTAATAGTATATGATACCAATAATATGGGTAAGATTGCTTCAAGACAATAATGGGTCGAATAATAATTGGAACTGTTTTGCTATTGCAGATAAGTACGCTGTAAAATCGTATGAAGGCAAGGTGCTACAGCCGTGCCAAATATGTGACAGGGAGGATTGCAGATCGATGGATTGTTAGCGCACATGGACCGAAAGAATTGATGATTTCATCAAAACGAAGACCAGTTATGTTCAACAATGACGATAGAGTAAGGTTTCTGTTCTGTACATGTTCACTGTAACagactaaataaataaatgaaacaaaactattatttttttattcttcaatcacttaacctaatttaccagGCGGCtgttgtcgttttcgtttttgattcagttccaacctgggttggaactggatgagatcacagtttcaaccccaacccgacttcggtttcgcttgtactaaagtttgtttgagtttgtttgacgtttgtttgtttacacattttccgccaatccagttccaacccaggttcaaaaacgaattcgacatgtgATCCACTACGTGCTGAACCCCAAACAAATAATCGTTtcaggaccaacaattgaaaaaggcAAAATATTTTTCCACACAGAATATATTATTTGCCAAAATACTAGGGCAATcgtaacaaaaagttattttgttaaTTGATATATGTTACTCTAAATAAAAACGTGTGTGAATTTGTTCGTAATTGGGGTCCTGAAGAAGAGATAAAAATTTTTACTCGTAAATTACGCTTAAATCAAATGTTTGTCCCGAAACTGATgttgacttcaaaaacatggacgAATCGCAACCGGcagtaatttacagctctattgtccactagggcactgcgtgagcgattccaattggaaactgtacatacactttgtacagcacctaaatgtattctatttctaattgtactacatcgaactggttgctgctttcactctctaccctatcatggtagaatgatgagcacggggaTGTTGATGTGTAGTGGTTGgttgtccgattgggggtccattatgggttgccgttcgccgatgtccaagtatccgggttcattcgagccatgggctcagaagagggtcagtgtcagctgctctcagggggaaagagcaactgacgaaagtgccggggctgggttcgaacccatgaccatctgcttatgaagcaaacgtgtagctactacgccacgggccccggcagtcAAAACTATTATATCATGTTATTAAGAAATTATCTGATTAAGTTCAGAAGCCAGACAagcttttttgacgtaggactacgtctctcttttctataccgggtgtcattctaaattttcagaaatcggccgcgttacgtttgaagtggagattttgagcgttaataactcagccatttctcgttgaattttcaaaattttggctccaatcgattggaaatctttacaccaattatgtccaataataatatttgctgtttttcaataacaaactattgaaaaattgggaaaagtgaacccatgtttattccagccaatcacgatcgagcacattttggatgctcccgtcgaatataaaagctactgcttcttcgcatcttccctcatttgcctttgtcgtctcgaggtgaacgcatcgaacgagagctgcccactttcttcgtttgcgttttccctcattcttctttgacggccgtgtcggttCGGTGTCGGTGGTTgttggcaagggtgctgttgcacattcaccttctaaccgtctaacgcggcagaccaaggaagtgtttcaacatcggattgatcgacggtggtggcagaggcagcagcaaaatccggaatcgcacccacggcagcaagcggcgggccaattttcgacggcttccagcgaacagcacggagaaatccaacacgcattgcgtggcatgatgaattgatttcagtttcttcctaaaaccgtccatagttcaaacggttctttgcaggaccatcgaaaatgctttCTAGTGAGTTAATTCGATAAATTTCCTCCATCGACCGAAAAAGTGTGATCAaaacaaatagtgaaagattgaattcttggtggtggttcagcaacagtgaaggcgatcactaatctcatccacggcagcaagcggcgggccaattttcgacggcattcagcattcagcacggggaaatctaacacgcattgcgtggcatgataaattcatgtcaattttctgtctaaaatcgtccaatattcaaacggttcttttcaggaccatagaaaattattcctcaagagttgtgaatcagataattatttcattccatcgctcggtagaagtgtggtgcaaccgaaaagtgaaaaattgtatgcttggtggcctcgcaacaataatgatgccggccactaatgattccaccaggaatttagcaacgttttatcatatccagaccatttttcgtgaaacattgtttaatttaaccatttttcgaattaaaataatctaaatcttccaatattttggttactttattcgttaaatgaaacttttctcatttctcggttgattaatcgtttgatgcgtctggagcatgaggggcgggtcatgcaaacgaaattaattgaaaagccagccgaatgggaggagcttcatctgcaaatctaggggcataaaacctGTTCCCTTCGATTTCTTTCGTCATGGACGGCACAAGGGTTGAATGGTCCGCTGAGGTAATATACTTGGGATTGTTGTTCGACGAAAAACTCCTTTTCCGCTCGCACGTTGAGAAGACCCTGGTCAAATGCTCTGCATTGATCAGAAGCCTTTATCCGCTGATCTGCCGTAGATCCCGTCTCTCGAGAACCAATAAACTGGCGGTGTTCAAACAAATCATTGCCCCTGTAATTTATTACGCAGCTCCGGTGTGGGATCAATGCGCACAAACGCATAGAAATAAGCTCCAGGTAGCTCAGAACAGGGCGATCAGAATGATCCTTGACCGTCCTTATGACACCAGGATCACTGATCTTCATGACGAAGCAAATGTGCCAAAAATAGATATTAAAATACAAGATATCAGAAACAAGTTCGCAGAAAAATGTGGCACATCTGAACATGCTTTGATTAGCAGTTTGTATATAGTAGGTTAGGTGTAAATAGTAAATTAGGTTAAGATTGTATATAGTAGATTTAAGATTACAAACAAACCAAATCCACCATGTGGAGAAAAACATAAACACATAGACCAAGGTCTAAACATGTAAATATTAAACACAAAAAGGAACCAAAGATGAAAAGAAAACATTCTGTATCACTTAGACTTAAGCATATGTAAAACCAATACAAAAGAGATAAATAAAGATACatttcaatcaatcaatttctttcgtcattatcgttggatcagtcaggcagggtaGATGTCACATtcacagctgagcagtggcacatcaacccagccgcagctctcggc contains:
- the LOC109416022 gene encoding thioester-containing protein 1 allele R1, which encodes MPVETSVVTMGTLIVLVCSVFAIAYCQDSSVIIFGPKHIQPRLPYTVALINPLKSEVRMNLTLDCEGNASQLIKTLKKESVARYNLNIPDGISIDSECIFWAANDGGNIMVKQNADVTVAKKTLSIFILTDKPIYKPGDIVKFRVVVLDLATKPVNHIDSIQIDLENSNGESRRQWTRAVLYKGIFEAAHRLSSTPEVGSWTIKVTAKDGIISNDKSQQFEVREHLLPKFGIKVEPSRILLISEMEIRLNIESYYTFGSAVRGNIVVKLVDRNKQNSSTHSISRTFVEKDVFRFELEDELDTEYEKDYAMVMVNVSLTEEFSNFTRHVSRQILVYEHPYKITLIKAASNYRPNVPYHCKLLVKDHNGVPVTNRLITAKTDAGEERSTKTDSQGIATLDLPMPYAADAVDISVTFENRDYENVYSITGMVGVSTQYLQISLLKRNVKESTVSFIVKSNEKFSHLFYFVTSRGNILLAKYERFSNKVKYTINFKLTVDMTVQSKLLVYTLNSGQLIMDYFELDYFANEFEFSLEEYTFQPDQDVEINVKAEKDSYVAFQGIDQGALLLGQEGFGLTKEHVLEDLNEYTPYHGDLNIDATNSFGLFSRMGSNDQDEPNRNKRSIYRPKRQTTVKPILLRTDFPESWLWTNYTMRNHMYLTVSDVIPHTITSWYVTGFALSPTRGLGLVNAPAKLTVFKPFYIIANLPYSIKRNETVRIQVTLFNFLSNSLTTDVTLYNKRDEIEFVDQTSHDTKRRRKAIVVPYYQPTSVSFLIKAKKLGEIAIKIEAASQLRTDGLEHMLRVTPESRLRSESQSQFINLPSHGRQNFSEKLDIPKAADQGSVKIEAIVQHHIMGTVAQNLNNLFEIPTTGTGSFNLLTFIPNVVILDYIKEIKKKEPVIEQKAINYLSTGYKNQLKYRHSNGAFGQWDPPENKPSVFLTALVANAFSTASKHIEIDQSIITTAFSWIEGKQKGDGCFEEDGEKIYEPMQNSASSIALTAFIVVAIKENENTAIRFTQLIRKATNCLADSFYSLTNTHDIALATYALSLTGHAKRLDFLNKLVLESHQHGEERYWDSELQVEIAGYAILSYLAQDMYFEAIPIMKWLNRQQYSTGAFSGVHSTFIALKALGKMAAHLITKQNDYTVHIRYGKHHQSFGVVYSDNLKPISHDLPDDTRKVDFEIVGIGSGVLQVTYQYFLNIQANPAHYASFDLDVNVLGTSTFEVQNLQVCLSYKQKEAYKSSGTTLVEVHLPSGLVFHENAVKVRSRHVKKTERAFHNTVMHVYYDEVSTYYQECFEITAYRKYQIALHRPAHVIVYDTNNMDKYAVKSYEGKVLQPCQICDREDCRSMDC